One genomic segment of Theobroma cacao cultivar B97-61/B2 chromosome 6, Criollo_cocoa_genome_V2, whole genome shotgun sequence includes these proteins:
- the LOC18596153 gene encoding protein HOTHEAD, producing the protein MAAFVGAVKLFLCLALWLNTLSSLQGAKDFYEFRYPFIKRASSFSSSSSFSSSNTDEVSYDYIIVGGGTAGCPLAATLSRNFSVLLLERGGVPFSNANVSFLSNFHIALADTSPSSASQPFVSTDGVLNARARVLGGGTCINAGFYTRANSDFIRRVGWDARLVNESYPWVEKQIVHQPKLAGWQDAFKDGLLDVGVAPYNGFTYDHIYGTKVGGTIFDRFGRRHTAAELLATANPKMLTVLVYATVQKVLFDKTGKRPRAMGVIFKDENGNQHQAFLTNSRRSEVILSCGAIGTPQMLMLSGIGPKAELEKLNISMVLHNEFVGKGMADNPMNSVFVPTNRPVEQSLIQTVGITKMGVYIEASSGFGQSPDSIRCHHGILSAEIGQLSTIPPKQRTPEAIQAFLKRKRDLPHEAFKGGFILEKIASPISTGHLNLVNTNIDDNPSVTFNYFGHPHDLQRCVDGIRMAAKVIQSDRFTNFTKCDKPTVEKLLNMSVKANINLIPKHTNDTKFLQQFCKDTVITIWHYHGGCHVGKVVNPDHRVLGTNRLRIVDGSTFSESPGTNPQGTVLMMGRYMGVKILRRRLGRAAGV; encoded by the exons ATGGCTGCTTTTGTTGGGGCAGTGAAGCTCTTTTTGTGTTTGGCTCTTTGGCTTAACACTCTCTCTTCACTTCAAG GTGCCAAGGATTTCTACGAATTCCGGTACCCTTTCATCAAAAGGGCAAgttcattttcatcatcatcatcgttCTCATCATCAAACACTGATGAAGTTTCCTATGACTACATAATTGTTGGGGGAGGCACAGCTGGGTGTCCCTTAGCTGCCACACTCTCTCGAAACTTCAGTGTATTACTCTTGGAGAGAGGTGGAGTTCCCTTTTCTAATGCCAATGTCTCGTTCCTCAGCAACTTCCACATTGCCTTGGCAGACACTTCCCCAAGTTCTGCTTCCCAACCTTTCGTTTCCACTGATGGTGTCCTCAATGCTAGGGCTAGGGTTTTGGGTGGTGGCACTTGCATCAATGCTGGCTTTTACACCAGAGCGAACTCTGA TTTCATCAGGAGAGTAGGTTGGGATGCAAGGCTAGTGAATGAGTCGTATCCATGGGTAGAGAAGCAAATTGTTCACCAGCCTAAACTAGCAGGATGGCAGGATGCCTTCAAGGACGGTCTTCTAGATGTTGGGGTTGCACCTTATAATGGATTCACCTACGATCATATCTATGGCACTAAAGTTGGAGGTACCATTTTCGACCGGTTTGGGCGTCGTCACACTGCAGCTGAACTACTTGCTACTGCAAATCCCAAAATGCTTACTGTCTTGGTATATGCCACGGTCCAAAAAGTCTTGTTTGATAAAACAG GGAAGAGACCGAGAGCAATGGGAGTGATTTTCAAAGATGAAAATGGGAACCAGCATCAGGCATTTCTCACAAACAGCCGAAGGAGTGAAGTAATTTTGTCATGTGGAGCAATTGGAACTCCTCAAATGCTAATGCTCAGTGGAATTGGACCGAAAGCAGAACTCGAGAAGTTGAACATTTCCATGGTTTTGCACAACGAGTTTGTTGGCAAAGGCATGGCCGATAATCCCATGAACTCAGTTTTTGTCCCCACTAATCGACCCGTGGAACAATCCCTTATACAAACTGTAGGCATTACGAAGATGGGAGTGTACATTGAAGCTAGCAGCGGATTTGGACAGTCCCCAGATAGCATTCGCTGCCATCATGGAATATTGTCTGCGGAG ATTGGGCAGCTGTCTACGATTCCTCCAAAGCAAAGAACACCAGAAGCCATTCAAGCTTTCCTGAAAAGAAAGCGAGACCTACCACATGAGGCATTCAAGGGAGGTTTCATTTTAGAGAAGATTGCCAGTCCCATTTCCACGGGCCATCTCAACCTGGTCAACACCAACATAGATGACAATCCTTCGGTTACCTTCAACTACTTCGGCCACCCACATGATCTGCAGCGCTGTGTTGATGGGATCCGCATGGCTGCGAAGGTTATACAATCAGACCGTTTCACAAACTTCACAAAGTGTGACAAACCAACTGTAGAGAAGCTTCTTAACATGAGTGTGAAGGCAAACATTAACCTTATTCCGAAGCATACTAATGACACTAAGTTCCTACAGCAGTTCTGCAAGGACACTGTGATCACAATTTGGCATTACCATGGAGGGTGCCACGTTGGCAAGGTGGTGAATCCTGACCACAGAGTTCTTGGCACCAACAGACTCCGAATTGTTGATGGCTCCACTTTCAGTGAATCTCCAGGAACTAATCCTCAGGGCACTGTCTTGATGATGGGCAG GTACATGGGAGTCAAGATTTTGAGAAGAAGACTAGGAAGAGCTGCTGGTGTGTAA
- the LOC18596154 gene encoding protein ROOT HAIR DEFECTIVE 3 → MAKSEECCSTQLIDGDGIFNDTGIDQFIKEVKLGECGLSYAVVSIMGPQSSGKSTLLNNLFGTNFREMDAFKGRSQTTKGIWLANCAGIEPCTLVMDLEGTDGRERGEDDTAFEKQSALFALAVSDIVLINMWCHDIGREQAANKPLLKTVFQVMMRLFSPRKTTLMFVIRDKTRTPLENLEPVLREDIQKIWDSVPKPQAHKETPLSEFFNVEVVALSSYEEKEEQFKEQVANLRQRFFHSIAPGGLAGDRRGAVPASGFSFSAQQIWKVIKENKDLDLPAHKVMVATVRCEEIANEKYVSFMANENWCLLEEAVQSGPIAGFGKKLNSILYTFLSEYEAEATYFDEGVRSAKRKQLEEKLLQLVQPAYQSMLGHLRSGTLEKFKEAFEKALNGGEGFSMAARNCTESYMALFDEGCADAVVELANWDSSKVRDKLHRDIDAHVASVRAAKLSELTSSYEAKLNEALSGPVEALLDGASNETWPAIRKLLQRETESAISGLSGALSGFDMDEQTKDKMLTSLEDYARGVVEAKAREEAGRVLIRMKDRFSTLFSHDSDSMPRVWTGKEDIRAITKTARSASLKLLSVMAAIRLDDNADNIENTLSSALVDTKNNAAVTDRSITAFDPLASSTWEQVPPAKTLITPVQCKSLWRQFRAETEYSVTQAISAQEANKRNNNWLPPPWAIVALIVLGFNEFMTLLRNPLYLGVIFVGFLIMKALWVQLDISGEFRNGALPGLLSLSTKFLPTVMNLLRKLAEEGQIPANNNPQRNPAVASKGFQNGSTSSDLSSSASSEVTSSGNGTEYSSPTKED, encoded by the exons ATGG CAAAGAGTGAGGAATGCTGTTCTACTCAACTTATTGATGGAGATGGTATATTCAATGATACTGGAATTGACCAATTTATCAAGGAAGTAAAACTTGGAGAATGCGGGCTATCATATGCCGTGGTTTCTATCATGGGACCACAAAGCAGCG GTAAAAGCACActcttaaataatttgtttGGTACCAATTTCAGGGAAATGGATGCATTTAAAGGAAG GTCGCAAACCACTAAAGGTATTTGGCTGGCAAACTGTGCTGGTATAGAGCCTTGCACTCTAGTAATGGATTTGGAGGGTACCGATGGAAGAGAACGTGGGGAG GATGACACAGCatttgaaaaacaaagtgCACTTTTTGCATTGGCGGTTTCAGATATAGTACTCATAAACAT GTGGTGCCATGATATTGGTCGTGAGCAAGCTGCAAATAAGCCTCTTCTGAAGACTGTGTTCCAG GTCATGATGCGATTGTTTAGTCCCCGCAAAACGACTTTGATGTTTGTCATACGTGATAAAACAAGG ACACCACTGGAAAATTTAGAGCCTGTTCTAAGAGAAGATATTCAGAAG ATATGGGACTCAGTACCTAAGCCACAAGCGCATAAGGAAACTCCATTAAGTGAATTTTTCAAT GTTGAGGTTGTTGCACTTTCTAGTtatgaagaaaaggaagagcaATTTAAAGAGCAG GTTGCTAATTTGAGACAACGATTCTTCCACTCTATTGCACCGGGTGGGCTTGCTGGAGATCGGAGGGGAGCGGTACCTGCTTCAGGGTTTTCTTTTAGTGCACAACAGATCTGGAAAGTCATTAAGGAGAATAAGGACCTTGACCTTCCAGCCCATAAG GTCATGGTGGCTACAGTACGCTGTGAAGAAATAGCCAACGAAAAGTATGTTAGTTTCATGGCAAATGAG AATTGGTGTCTGTTAGAAGAAGCTGTACAGTCTGGTCCAATTGCTGGCTTTGGGAAGAAGTTGAATTCAATTCTCTACACTTTTCTATCAGA GTATGAGGCAGAAGCCACATATTTTGATGAAGGTGTCAGATCTGCAAAGCGGAAGCAGCTTGAAGAAAAACTGCTCCAA CTTGTCCAACCAGCATACCAATCCATGCTAGGACATTTGAGGTCTGGAactcttgaaaaattcaaggaagCATTTGAGAAGGCTTTGAATGGAGGGGAGGGGTTTTCTATGGCTGCTCGCAACTGCACTGAATCCTATATGGCTTTGTTTGATGAAGGATGTGCAG ATGCTGTTGTTGAATTAGCAAACTGGGATTCCTCTAAAGTGAGAGATAAGCTACATCGTGATATTGATGCACATGTTGCTTCTGTCCGAGCTGCCAAGCTTTCAGAGCTTACTTCATCATACGAG GCAAAGCTGAATGAGGCATTATCAGGACCCGTTGAAGCACTTTTAGATGGAGCAAGTAATGAGACCTGGCCAGCAATAAGGAAACTTCTCCAGCGTGAAACTGAATCAGCTATCTCTGGACTGTCCGGTGCCCTCTCTGGTTTTGACATGGATGAACAAACCAAGGACAAGATGCTAACAAGTTTAGAAGATTATGCAAGAGGTGTGGTTGAAGCAAAAGCAAGAGAAGAAGCTGGAAGGGTACTGATCCGTATGAAGGACAG GTTTTCAACATTGTTTAGTCATGATTCTGATTCAATGCCACGGGTTTGGACGGGGAAGGAAGATATTCGAGCCATCACTAAAACTGCTCGCTCTGCA TCCTTGAAATTGCTATCTGTTATGGCTGCAATTCGGTTGGATGATAATGCTGATAATATTGAGAATACATTATCTTCTGCGTTGGTGGACACCAAAAATAATGCTGCTGTTACTGATAGGAGCATTACAGCATTTGATCCACTAGCCTCAAGCACTTGGGAGCAG GTTCCACCTGCCAAGACTTTGATCACACCTGTCCAGTGCAAGTCTTTGTGGCGGCAATTCAGGGCAGAGACAGAGTACAGTGTCACTCAGGCCATTTCTGCTCAG GAAGCCAACAAGCGTAACAACAACTGGTTGCCACCTCCATGGGCAATTGTTGCATTGATTGTCTTGGGATTTAATGAATTTATGACTCTTCTAAG AAATCCTTTATATCTGGGTGTCATCTTTGTGGGTTTTCTAATTATGAAGGCCCTATGGGTGCAGCTTGACATTTCGGGTGAATTCCGCAATGGCGCT CTTCCCGGGCTTCTCTCCTTATCTACCAAGTTCCTTCCCACTGTTATGAACCTTCTCAGAAAGTTAGCAGAGGAGGGGCAAATACCTGCAAATAACAATCCTCAGAGAAACCCAGCTGTAGCATCTAAGGGCTTCCAAAACGGAAGCACCAGCAGTGATTTGTCATCGAGTGCTTCATCTGAAGTAACTTCATCAGGGAATGGGACCGAGTACTCCAGCCCCACAAAAGAAGACTGA